From a single Dendropsophus ebraccatus isolate aDenEbr1 chromosome 8, aDenEbr1.pat, whole genome shotgun sequence genomic region:
- the LOC138799613 gene encoding uncharacterized protein, which yields MMYKERSHVIKRILELTMEIIYLLSRGEYVILKSSGEHVIPRSSSQESAGQNSTQDSLILPTPNSLTHDLHNEQKILEVTNKIIELLTGEVPLRCQDVTVYFSVEEWEYFEQHKDLYMKRFTSPGYRTSQGFIKRDPAPCRNTSQHTSHGQQNAFQGDTDFSDSEETISDSEDYEEDESQSETDIEEEVPLSKINDPDLQVLLNRLRKMVKESEDYNPQCFQNDPEWGPGC from the exons ATGATGTATAAGGAAAGAAGTCATGTGATTAAGAGGATCCTGGAGCTCACAATGGAAATTATCTACTTGCTTTCTAGAGGG GAATATGTAATCCTAAAGTCATCTGGAGAGCATGTTATACCAAGAAGCTCCAGCCAGGAGTCAGCCGGGCAGAACAGTACCCAGGACTCCCTCATACTGCCTACGCCAAACTCCTTGACTCATGACCTACACAATGAACAGAAGATcttagaagtcaccaacaagatcattgagctgctgactggagag GTTCCtttaaggtgtcaggatgtcacTGTCTATTTCTctgtggaggagtgggagtattttGAAcaacacaaggatctgtacatgAAGCGCTTTACATCACCAG GTTATCGCACCAGTCAAGGTTTTATTAAGAGAGATCCAGCACCGTGCAGAAAC ACTTCACAACATACATCTCATGGTCAACAGAATGCATTTCAGGGCGATACTGACTTTTCCGACTCTGAAGAG ACAATATCTGACAGCGAAGACTATGAGGAAGATGAAAGTCAGTCAGAGACTGACATAGAAGAGGAAGTTCCCTTGTCGAAAATCAATGACCCG gacttgCAAGTTCTCTTGAATAGATTACGAAAAATGGTGAAGGAATCAGAAGATTACAATCCACAGTGCTTCCAAAATGATccagagtggggaccag GTTGTTGA